The genomic region AACAAGAACATTATTATAGAAGAAAAGAAGATAGACATGTAATCAATTTCTGTCATATTTGACATATAACTGTCATTATTGAGGGTGGAATCTTTAAATTTTAAAGTATTTACTGAGTTGACGACGTAATCCATGTTAATTTTTACCAGGATTAATTGTGCTACTTTTGTGCTACTCTCCCATCCCCTCCTCTTCACATTTACAGAGAATGTGTTTTCTCCCAGGGAGCATGGATAAACAATCGATCTCTATTTCCATGTCAAGAACCGCCTGGTGCTATGGCAACCTGGCAAGCATTTATCCAGACGCCTAAGGAATATGTAGTCCTCATGAGTGGAGACGAAAAGGCAGAAACGAGGGTGACGTCCACTGGTGATTACCGAACACGCTTATAAACATTGACCAGTATCAGTGATATAATCCTTCTTCATTTAATCCAACTTCAGTTTCCATAATGGTTGTCCAAGCAATTAATACACTTGGCCcatatttaatgtatatatactaaacTAACTGTAAGCTTAAAATGTCAGCCATATTAGACACAGAAATTTAATGTTGTTAAGTTATTAGATAGTTCTGTGCAAATGGACAGGTACAATATGACCCCATTTGCTTAGCACTCTCCCTGCTGAGCTGTATCCTTCTGCCctcatgacccccccccccctgtaaaCCATGTCAAAAGTTTGTTTAAAAAGACTAAAATACTGTATCTGCAGTTGTAATCTCATTTGATTCGTTTGTTTGCTTGCTATTGACAGGCATGATCAGTTCTTACTACTATGTTGACATGGTTATGCCACCTTCCATGTTGGCCGTGGCAATAGGACAATGGCAGGGAGTCGACTTACCAATCGATGTGAAGTCATCGGAGCAAGAGGATACAATAAAGATTGTTTACGACCACAAGTCGAGgtaattatcattaatatttaaccatatttttaaaattgtcTGTCATAATATGAAAATGTCACGAAACaaacaaactgaaacattttGTGTACTTTATTTTGTGtacttttttttgtgttgttATTTATTTAGATGTACTACCTGTGACCATGAGCCATGGCCATGCAGAATTAATGCATCTCATCAGCCAGTCATCCCTGCACGCATCTTTGCTCCAAGATCTATTCTACCGTTGGCAGAGGAAGAATTTGGAGGACGTATTCCGGGATTTCTGAATGCTGCGTTCAAGATTCTCGGCCCACATCCATTCTCTAGACTGGATCTTGTCATCCTGCCTCGCTGTTTTGCTAGCATGGGATTGGCCAGGTTAGCTTTCATTTTCTAGCAAGTGCAGAAAGTATGCTGAAGTGTCCATTTTCCTTCAGCCTTTGGTCATCATACCCCTAGGGGGGTCCATCAAAACTTTTGGAGGTCTGGGAGGATGGAGGTGGGAGGGAATGGTCAATATGGAGTCTGCTAAGGAAAGGGGTCATGTTAAACCTGAAGGGTCCTCTTAAGATTTTCTGACTTGAATACACTGTCCAGAAATCACAACAGGTGCCATCTTGAACAAAGATACTGACATTCTCCTAGCCATGGTAGGGCTGAGGTAATTGGTGAAGTCTCATTGTCTGGTAATCTATGTACATTTCTTCATTGTCCCAAGGAGTCCCTGGATGGAACAAAAGATTTGGAACCTGGGTTTCGAAATATTGCTTAAGATTATAACGTGATGAAATAGACTCTAGTTTGAAGGTACTGTAGAAGGGTAAACTGAACTTCAGTGTTAgaaattttcatcaaatttctCATAGCATTATCTAATAGGAATACTTTGTAGCAATAGAAATTTTACAGAATAAAGAGAAATCTTGAGGTTGAAATGTGACATGATAGTACCATGTTCTATTATTAATTGagaaaaagtgtttttttcttctgttggaaaagtttttttaacttttttcttGCACATGATCAATAACATGATGAAAAAGTGTCTAGTGATAACATGTCGAGAATTCCAATATAATTGAATAGTTACTCGCTCATTACCCTTTCGATCTTAGCAGAAATTGTAGGCATGGTGTCTTTAATAGCTTGATCAATTGCAGACTAGTTTTGAGTAGGCTTGCTGAAATTGCTTAGTTAAGATTTCAAATACTTATTTCCACCTCAGTCTCCACATcccgaaaatgtaaaaaatgttaaataccaAGAGTAAGACATCTAATTTTTGgtgatgaaatgaatttgaATATATCATATGTATGAACATATTAAGAGCTTGCTTATCTAAAGTAATGTTTCTCATTTCCTTGTTATCAGTCCTAGTATTGTATTCATCTCCCAATCCCTGCTCTCTGGTGACGGTAGTCTCTGCTCACGTCTCGCCCATGAGATAACTCACTCCTGGTTCGGTTTATTGATCGGTGCTATGGACTGGACTGAAGAATGGTTGAGTGAAGGTTTTGCTACGTTCCTCGAAGATCCAGTCCAGTCAATAGCAGAAAATGtgagtttgtttttttctccttcggAAAGAAGCCTTCCCCCACCTCCCTCACCCAGTAAGTCAGCTTAACTTGCTTTGTGGTTGAAAATTTCATTACTTTAGCAATTGATTCCAATAGTCTTAAAGACTCAGtttgaatgattgattgatcaaCTGGTTCATTGTCTATAGTTATATGGATTGAAAgttgactgattgattgattgatcagtGTACCTCCAGTTTTGGACAATCTTTAATTGTTTGAGtacttttatatttgttttgtagcTGCTGTAAATGTTCCAGAGTgttcattctttcttttgttgtttacagAAGATATCATAATCTAAAAATGACAGAGAGCTTCCCAGGTGGTAAAGAAAGTCCCTAACAGGAAATAGATGTCTATGGCCAAAATAGAATGGCATAATTATGTCTGCAATAAATTGCTAAAACAGTAATCAAATGGTTTTGATTAGCCATTACAAATTGTGGGGGGAATGGGCTATTAAGTATTTCAGTTTCAGTACACTGAAATCTCAATGCATGTATTTAACCAATTTCCTTCTCAgccatattttgattttttttgtgtaaatctCCTTTTAAATACATACAGTGGACAAAGGAAAAATTTCATGAGATTTCCAACCTTAGGGCGTTACTGAGGTTTAAAGCCTTGAAAGCTGAAATCGAGAACACCGCATCAGAGCTGCAAATCATGAGACCAATGGGAGACCAATCTCACATGAGGAACGCTCTACTGGTCGGTTATGTTAAAAATGGCCGACATCCGGATAAATGGTTTCTACAAGTACATTATCTCAAggtaaatttgaaaattcaaacatattttatggTAGATGAGGTTCTCAGTAAAAACAGATTTCTGTCAGTGATGACGGTTGGAAAGTTTGCTACATAGTTGTCCAGTAAAAGATACAACCATGAGTAAACTTCTGCAAAGGCTGTCAGTGATTGTAAGCTCTGTATGTCATTACATAGGATCATATACCTGTCAGAGATGGAAGTTCAGGCCTCACAGTCTCAAAGAGCCATTTGGAGGTGTTGGAATTTAACACCCCCTGAAAGTGAGTGTGTGGCTGGTGTAGTGGAGGGGATTGAGGGGAGGGGTGCAggtgtaggggaggggaggggtgcaaGGGTAGGGGGAGAGGGGTTGCAAGGGTGGAGCACAATCTAGAAGCTATTAAAGCGATGGTAGGTGATCAAagtacttcctttcacaagtctgtgttatacatatatgtatgtataaatatatatatatattatatatatatatatttatatatatatatatatatatatatatatatatatatatatatatatatatatatatatatatatatatatatatatatatatatatatatatatatatatatatatatatatatatatatatataaatgaaaatcgtaatgagttggaaaatcaagaacagtgaaaaaactttcagcctccaccgggatatataatatatatatttatatatataatatatatatatttatatatatatatttatatatatatattcatatatatatatataatatatagatatatattatgtcTCAGGTATTATCCCTTGATTACAAGGTATCTTATTTAAATGACAGAACTGTCTCCCTAAGAGTGAGAATGAATTGAAAGGATACTATAAAAGCTTCAAGAGAGCGAGTCTTAACAGACCAACCGATCATGTCATATCATTTTGTGTTATCATACAGTTACGTTGTCGATAGCGACATCCTTTCATTATGATAGTGACACACTAGGGATGGGTTGTCCATGTATTTGTCATGTCACACGATCAGGGACTTACTGTGGTTTTGTGTTCTCTTCTGGTAGGGTTACTTCCTTCTACACTACATCTCTGACATTGTTGGCCTGGAGTCTCTACTGCATGTCATGTCTACCTACGTGTCAACCTTCCATGGCCGTCTCGTACTTTCAAGAGAATTCTTCAAGATCCTCTTCGATATGTGTCCCAAACTCAGGTGAGTTTTGTTTACTAGAATATTGATAGACCGACTATATGGAATACAGCTATGCAACATAGCCAGGTTGGGGCAGGGGGTGGGACAAGGGGTCGGGCAGGctggggcagggggtggggcaGAGGGTCAGACAGAGGTTGGGGCAGGAGGTGGGGCATGAGGTGGGGCTTCCCAGACAGTACAGGTACAGTGTCTATGCTGTCTGTACAAACTAGTTGCAAACCATAACATCCAAGATGCTAATCTAAAATTCTAATTTGTATCTAAGAGTCTTGGGTTTGTACGCTTTTAGTTATGAAATTCAACCGGCCACCTTTAAAAATTTCTAATTCTTCCCTTTCACTGACATCTTGACaggaatttttaatttttgaaaaaaatatattatggtTGGCattttacttcttctttttttcccagTGAGAATGGCATCAATCAAGATGTAATTGACAAAGAGTGGCTGGATTCACCTGGAATCCCGAAAATTCTTAATCAGGAGAGATTTATCAAAGGCAACAAACTTATCGAGCAGGTCGTTTCTGAGGTATGTTTCTGGTCACAAAAATAAATGCGACAGAATTGAGCTTTATTGTCATTgagaatattttctttcaacagttctttcaaaattctttgtattaaatatttctttctatttgatacttttattcttctttagaaacttttgctttatttttatcGGCTATTTTTtttgaatgtgtaaaagtaagttggcctctCTTTCACCcgttttttctccacacctttctgtctttgtccttctccaatTTAtaccctacccccttcccttaatcctctctttgtgtgtttatctcctacctctcctcttcccctgttggtttctttctttcttctctccatcccttgtctactaatcccattacatctatctctttgtgttcaccatgctcattaacctgtctgtattctgtgcgtgttttgtcccttctgttactgttacttgtcatttagcctttgaagaagatcctgctaggattgaaacgtcaggccaactcacttttacacattctcctacacaggctctctagtggataagcagtttgctaacagttttattttattttatttttttctcgataCGACAGGTGACCAAGTGGGAAACAGTTGACACACATTTTCGAATTAAAGATAAGGGTAAGCTGAAAAAGAAGACCTGTCCCGAGTTACCGGAAGTTAACGTAAATCTCTCGTCGGAGCAGCTCTGTCTACTCTTGGAGCATCTCCTTCAGTCCGGCAGGTTACGTCAAAAGACGTTAGCCAAGCTCAGAGAGGACTTTGAACTCCATCTGAAGAATGCCGAGATCAGACATCGCTGGTGCGAACTGGTAATCAAGCACAGGTTTATGGACGGGTACGGTGATATCAGAATGTTTCTGCTTAAAGATCAGGTAAATGGTGGGAATCCAATTTATAGGAAATGTAGGACTACAATTTGATTTATTGGTTGGAGAAAGCACTGGGCTTATTAAAGTTTGTGCAGGTCTGAAGAAGTATGTTCACTTCTGTGCAAATGAGGAAGAATTTTCAATGGTGGGCATCCTTCTATTCTTATGTGTGTTGGTCAGGGGGATGGGTTGGtcggggcaggggggggggttgggagaaaATGTTGTTGAAAGGAGGGAAAGGAACTTTTGACCTTGACCAAAATCCAGGCTGCCTGCATGCTATAGCTTGTTTGAGTGAGAAAAGAGTTTGAACTTTGGAACTGAGTTCTGTATATGGATAAATATACCTGTGGTATTTATACAAACAGCTGGATGTATAATTATGATCTTCTATTATTTTGTTCTGGTCTGATTACTTCCATTGTAATTCCATTGTAATGCAATGATAATCAAGCTCAAGAGACCAAGTTTGGGCAGATTCCATAATTGAAAGAGAACAAAATTGAGATAAAATCTCCAGTTGAAATTGGTGTTCATGATAATGGGCTGTATGAATGTGTATTCCTTACAactgtaaataaaattgtctgCTACagcattttaaaaataattttcttgaTTAATCctaaatatgatatattgtcATCATGGATATTAAAACTAAACAGTCTTCTGTTTTTACTCATGTTTATCTCAGTCAATGGGTGTCTATCTCTACGGGGAACTACTGGCTTCTGAAGACTCTATCCAGCGTCTTCTAGCTGAGACCTGTTATGAAGCTGTTGCCACGGTGATGGATAGAGGATGCCGCAGAACGGTAGAGGAGATGCTGGGAATACAGCAGTCGAAGTAGATGGTTGCATTGATCAATAGGACATTCCATCTGCCAGCAGATCACTCACGATGTTAGGTTCACTTGATAGTGGCTTCACCAAGGGGTGGcctggggggggcacgtgccctccccaAAAAAATCCTGCACCCCCAGGTGCCCCCCCAGAAGTGATttgtaacaacaaaatgtttttattcaaaGGACGAAACGTATCATGTTCTTCAGTAAAACTTCTGTCCACCGACCATCAAAATAAtcagttgttttctcactaacaaggtcacagtTACCCGGTGTGAATCGCTATTGCTTAAACTTCACTACTACCCTGCATGAATTTCAAGTTCAATACTTTTAATTAAAACATTATCAAGGCAAAAGGGTTAACTTCCAGTTTTATAAAACTTTTTTAtccgcctcaattaaaaacataaatatcggacagattAAGCCACAAAAATTCTtgacataaagttacttcaagttgcaaaatatagcaccagattgcatctaaggaccctttattatcaaaaatttctcaaatgggagggtgacaccccctccccttagacccctcctcaAGGAcagcattcacaaataaacattgtaccCCCTAGTTGAGtgctgtcccccccccccagattgaaaggTCTGGCGATGCCACTGTCTGTAGAAACCCTGTAACTGATTCTTTCCCAATAATCTAATAATAAACTAATCCTTATTAGTCCAAAAACAGCTCTAGCCCCAAGTCTTATATGCAAAGAGCTCTATAGGCTAATCTTGCAAGTATTGCAAACACAAAAAAGCTTTGGATAAAATTTAGCATATTTTCTAACCCTGAACGGATGGCATAGTTTTGGACCTTGACTTGGCACGTTAGTCTGCCTAGTTCCCTTAGATACCAACTTAGCGCTACCTTGTGCACAGAGCAAAATAATTGTACCATGAAACTAAACGTAGTTTTATATTGAACTAAAAACTAAAAGATTTTGAATCAATTTGACCTTAATACAAAGTGGATGCCTTGCAAAATAATGTCTTACAGTATGAGTATTTATGCAATTACAtgttttattctgttttatacaacacctaattgtattctggtcatttgattggtcaattgctcgttgattgcatgcaaaatccgctctattccactctatgaaatagaaccatgggttatactttttggtagcacttttttcaatggtaagagtgcagagaaacctgtctgtgcaaaacaatctgttgcatgagtgcattttacccatcttaatataatatgttgtataaaacaaataatgagtgGTTTCCatttgttgaaagatgtaatttgttccattcaactcggctgcgcctcgttgaatggaacattccatctttcaactcatgaaatatttgcactattgcacgaatggaaaccattcattatttgtataataattcTGAAGTGACTCATGGTGGCTCATGGTGACTTGTACAAGTCAACTAATGACATGAGTGGTGACTCAGGCAGACTTTTGGAATTGCCTAAATGCTTGACTTGAGTGCTTTGAAAACAAGCCTGGTTAGACCTTCAAGAATACTTGGGCAGCCTATATCTTAGTAACGACTTGACTTGTGACAGCTGGTGGCTTCACTTGACTTGAGATTTGACTCAAGCGTGACTTAAATTACAACACTGTCGGACACATTTTATGAAGCTTCACcaaatttcagaaataaaaatgaagtCATATCTTTGCCATGAAGGAGTATgctatatgaaaaaaaaaatgcatacaaTTTGACACGGTCAGGTCTGTTTATTTCAAATGGTCATGTTGGACCACCAGACTGTTCCTTTAATTTAATGGTTTAAATTATTTCGTTGGCATATAGCCTTGCTATCTTTTGTAATTGGATATCAACTGTTCCGATCATGTAAAACTTGCTATTGGTATTCTTTGTATACCAGTAAAAGccaattttaattaatttaccTCTTCTTTATGTAGAATGCTACCAGGTATCAAATAGTTCTTGCATTTCCTCCAGtacttttgaaagttttttatcaattttttttccaagacAATAGTGATGTTCATTAATAAGGATCGACCATGTATTATTTTCTACATATTTGAAAGTATAAACGCTGCAGCAATCAAACCATTTAACCAGCATTTATGCACTACTCTTAAATAGTGACCATCATATGGCCAAGCTTGTACATGTCTGAAatattccatgttttttttcattttttttcatgtgcAATTGATAAAATTTCCTGATTTGCTGTAAGACTGCATTAAGTAAAGCAACTGAATGTATTAAACTTCGTAGGACACTTTTTATGCCATATTGATCACAATTTTAAAAATCACTTGAATATAGGTAAGATATTGATAAGATAGTTAATTAACCTGATCAGCTAATTTCTGCCTTTAGTATGTTCCTGGATATTGAGACCAATCCAAAAATAAGTCAATAtaatcattaaaataataataatattttatttaagtaATTTGCTACACCAAATATGTAGTTTTTATTTCCACCACAACATGCATGACACTAGAAggctttaaaacaaaacattatagGAAGGAGTCATAATGAAGAAGTCAttaacaaaattgaaaattttttaagaaaaacTAAAATACATTGAAAGAAGTGTTGTGATAggtaatttcaagttttgattgAATTAAAAGAATACAATTGATACTAggaaaaaaaatctatttttataatattattattatgctttTAATAGGACAgtattaaatgtaaatatttccaATGCAATGATACTGTACCTCTGTTTTTCTACTGAGTAGATGAAATAATGTGTATATAGATGACGTAACTCGTAAACGCATTacaggtggggggaggggtggggcgaTGATCATATGAATAAAATAATGCCATTGCTGGTATACAAGTACTCAGTGTGGTTGCATGTCATGTTTTTGTTTGGGCTAATAGATATGATGTATCTATTATAAAGGATAGCTTGACAATTGAAAAGTATTGATTACCATATCCAACATCATTACATAAACACCACCATGGTGATTTATAACACCACAGTGGTGATTTTTAACACCAACATGTTGATTTGTGTTTCATAACCAAATTTCACTTTCCCTCATATCCACTCTGTGTGCAATGGTGAAGAGGTGTAGCAACTGCTGCTTCATTGAACCAgcacctcccctctccccccctcccccaagagtGAGCTATTGAGCCAGGGGTTTGTTCATGTTGTTGCATGAGAAATTGAATACCAAAATGTCCTAAGCCTATTTATTTCAGGAACAGCTGTTTTCTCCTACTTGACCCCATTCAACCAACTGTATCGTGTACTTATCACATTTAAGGCATAGCATTAACAGTGCTTTTTAGATGAAGTAACGTTGAAGGGCACTACTGTACCTCTCTACCTTGAACTGGGGCACCATCTCCCTACCTTGAACTGGGGCACCATCTCCCTACTTTGAACTGGGGCACCGTCTCTCTACCTTGAACTTGAAATAAAGGCTTCAGTCCAGATTCCGACATACAAAGTAGGCTAGGTACATCTAATAGTATGTTGAAAGTTATAGTAGGTCTCGGCTTGTGCTGCTCGCTTGCTTTTATATTAAACCACCTCTTTCAATTTGAAGCACCTGTTGAAAACTGAAATGAAAGATATTTAACAGAATGGGACACTTCCCTGTTCACAAATATTTCAGCTGGTTTTTGAAGTTAATGCAGATGTCAACCAGCTTGTAAATTTTTAAATCTTATATCCAAGTTACATCTTACTTCTATATTATCAAAGCaaagatcccccccccccctgctaaAATTGTCATTCTAAAGTTGAGTTCAACAGCAATTTATTAGCATTTTGGTTTTTTCTTCTGGACCAAATTTGTTAATAAATTGCCACAGGCAAGGTTTGTTACGACCAATTTTTGGGTGGATATGGCCATTAAAAGACCAGAGTGGGACCCAATGGTGATTAACTTAGTACTCAAAGAACAGTACAAATATGAAGAGATTGGGTCTGTTCAGCATTATCAATTTATTTGTTCGTTTATGTGATGATTACTTTGTATATTAAACAAGTTTTTAAAATCTTCTACCAATCTTATCCTAACATGCACAAGCAAAACTGTAGAAGCAAATATAACAGTATTGGTTAATACTTGGTTAGGTATTATAAGGTACTGTGACAACATTGTACCATTACTCCATGTGAACTTCCCGTAGAAATAGCTGTATACGAGTGCCAACTGAGAGTGACAGAAAAGTAACTGAAGAATGTTTAAAACTGCCTAAACATAAAGcatgtttttttattaatgaATGTACAAATAGATCTTTGAAAAAAACCTCCAGAAATGTACATTTGAAAGCAGATACAATTGAATACATTTATAAAGTCTTAAATTTAtgattgaaataaaattcacagcAGAAATGATTACAGAGAGCATTGGTTTATAAATGacattcaaaatatttaaagacaggaatggaatgtttttcttctttatcatTGGACtagttgtttatatatttcttttcatattgtCTTGTTAAAGTTTATTGGCattctgc from Apostichopus japonicus isolate 1M-3 chromosome 2, ASM3797524v1, whole genome shotgun sequence harbors:
- the LOC139980076 gene encoding aminopeptidase O-like, whose translation is MWNLDPGGLEPSKDLPLLSNTGDIRIRHYLINLDVKFTEKIFTGALIIFLEPASEKEKKDGILKSHGGDQSSEKQSNNVAEGNCSKDGAKYVGVIDKDGNNQEGEIGQDTNRVQMGQKEENGSMESESELVGKDLTNDSGDGIKKDKVLTPGCTEGKTHREWFTCILDCCDIVVDSVEEIKLDDHVKSIRDADKLLSSQNSNSRDVDNCEDRKEDKGPRKVFVESETKLSNLLGYRRCNFKERNAAFTACLHLPGESLSFKVSDWSLSIWKKGIKKVEDFPSVIRIVYSTMAKGHSFTWTFDQLGRECVFSQGAWINNRSLFPCQEPPGAMATWQAFIQTPKEYVVLMSGDEKAETRVTSTGMISSYYYVDMVMPPSMLAVAIGQWQGVDLPIDVKSSEQEDTIKIVYDHKSRCTTCDHEPWPCRINASHQPVIPARIFAPRSILPLAEEEFGGRIPGFLNAAFKILGPHPFSRLDLVILPRCFASMGLASPSIVFISQSLLSGDGSLCSRLAHEITHSWFGLLIGAMDWTEEWLSEGFATFLEDPVQSIAENWTKEKFHEISNLRALLRFKALKAEIENTASELQIMRPMGDQSHMRNALLVGYVKNGRHPDKWFLQVHYLKGYFLLHYISDIVGLESLLHVMSTYVSTFHGRLVLSREFFKILFDMCPKLSENGINQDVIDKEWLDSPGIPKILNQERFIKGNKLIEQVVSEVTKWETVDTHFRIKDKGKLKKKTCPELPEVNVNLSSEQLCLLLEHLLQSGRLRQKTLAKLREDFELHLKNAEIRHRWCELVIKHRFMDGYGDIRMFLLKDQSMGVYLYGELLASEDSIQRLLAETCYEAVATVMDRGCRRTVEEMLGIQQSK